In the Ictidomys tridecemlineatus isolate mIctTri1 chromosome 10, mIctTri1.hap1, whole genome shotgun sequence genome, GCTCACGGCGGCTGTGCTTCGTGACATGGGCATGCAGGAGATGGCAGAGCAGCTGCAGGAGGCCATGCCCAAGGGTAAGTATGCCCAGCCCCTTCATCTACCAATTTCCTCCACCCAGCCAAACATGTTTTGCCCTTCCCActcttctgctttctgttccCCCTCCATTACAAAATAAATTGTCCTATGCTAGAAAGGGACCTTCCCATTTAGTGTGGAACTTGGCATTCTGACCCAGGGGGCCCTTAGATTCCCAGATAGGGTGGAAATGgaagttcatttttttccacaGGTTCTGGATCTGTGCCAGCTGGAATCAAGGGCCCTCCTCAGGTGGCAGCTAAGGCAGGTGAGGCTTCCACACcctatttggggggggggggcaggaatcAATAGCTCTACCCCATCACTCCCCCCGCCCTTTGTTGTCCCTCTGCCAGAACCTGACTGGGCAAACCCGCCCCACCCGCTACACACACCTCTGGGAGGGAGCTTGGTCTATCTCACTCCATCTGGAGCCCTGATGAGTTGCCTGCCGGGTATTTTTGAAGAGTGTTTTTGAAAGGAACAGTGTTCCAGAGGGACAGGCTCAAGCACCTACCCTGGGTGCTGGCTCATCTGTTCTCTTCCCCCATTACAGCACACTTTGTGGACCAACACCGAACAGCACTCATCAATCGGGTTACAAACGTCGATGGGGTGCTGGACGCCCTGTATGGCAAGGTCCTGACTGAGGAACAATACCAGGCAGTGCGGGCAGAGACCACCAACCCAACAAAGATGAGGAAGCTTTTCAGCTTTGCTCCAGCCTGGAACCTGACATGCAAGGATCTACTCCTTCAGGCCCTGAGGGATACCCAGCCCTACCTGGTGACAGACTTGGAGCAGAGCTGAGGCATCTTTCTCATCAACCCACTGCAGCTCCAGCTCCCGCCAAGTCAtcccaaatttcttaatttttgatacacaatatacaaaaaaaaaaaaaattatagttgtgtgggttttttttttccttcctccagcTCTAAACATGATGTGCAGAGCCATGCTAGAGTTCCTGAAGCCATACAGGCTGAGGGTGTATATATAAAGCCTGTGCTTTATATATACAAAGCCCTAGAATAAATCCACAGGCTTAAGTTCATTTGACTGTTCATATTCAAAGGGCATCAAGCTCACCAACTGCTTCCTAGTTCACCATTTTGTGGTTCTTCCTGCGCTACCCAAGTCTGCTCTTGTGATTATACACAAAAAGCCCATGGCCAAGATCACAAAGAGAGGCAAGTATAAAGGATCTAGAGCCATTGGGGACCAGATTTGTCCAAGGCATTTAGAAACAAGACTAGCCTACATAGCTTCTCTACATCTTTCACTTATCTAAACACAGAAGAGCACAAGCCACACATTAATTCTGGAATTCCTTTGGGCACTGAATAAGTAGCCTTTCTCTGGTAAACTCCATCCCGGACTTACACAGAGAATATGCCAACCATAAAAgcaaactttcaggaaatgagtTCTGGTGGCTCCTTTTTCTCTTGATGTCATTTTTGCCTCcaaagagaaatattattttccaagGAAAAGCATTACAGAGCCTTTCCAGAGGCTGCTTAGGGAACTTAGGGCAAATGAGTACATTTCATACTCAACGCTTCCTGACCTTGAAGGGAGAAATTTGCAAACAGCAAATACCCGAAAGATCCAAATCCTATTCTGGAACTAGAATCTTCAACCACTTTCCTACTCCATTGCTGCACCAGGTATACCTGCAACAGGCCTCCTCTCTAGTCTACCTCCTAGTGGCTGTCACCAAAACTGATGGTGAGAGCTAGGAATTTTTAGCAccatggtagagcatttgcctagcacatgtgaggcagtgggtttgagcctcagcaccacataaacaaataaaacaaaggtattgtgtcctatacaaagaaacataaaaattaaataaacttaaGACAtagtgagccaggcatggtggcacatgcctgtaatcccagtggctccagaggctgaggcaggatagtGAGTTTAAAgcaagcctcaacaacttattgaggccctaagtaactaagaccctgtctctaaatatgtAAAGGgctggtagtgcatgcctgtaatccagcggcgtgggaggctgaggcaggaggatcgccaagttcaaagccagcctcagcataagtcaggcactaagcaatttagtgagacatcTCTGCCtctaaaaacaataatttattattttagggAAGCTGTTTCTTGGGACTCAGTGGGCAGATGCCACTGAATTCAATGGCCACTACCCAAAAAGCAGGGAGGgggactaaggatgtggctcagaggttaaaaTCCTtggagtcaatccccagtaccaaaaaataaataaaactaatggtgacaagagctgggcacagtggcacatgcctgtaatctcaacagctcaagaggctgaggcaggaggatgaagtttaaggccagcctcaacaacttattgaAGCCctacaacttagcaagaaccggtctcaaagtttccaaaaaaaatagggctggggttgtggctcagtggtagagcactcacctaacgtgcaccaggcactgggtttgatcctcaacaccacataaatggaaaatattgtgtccacctaaaaactacatatttttttttaaagtttcaaaaaagTAAGGCTGGGATATAACTAAGTGGTAaagtccccccaaaaaaacttcaCTTACATAACTTCCTTCAAGCCTAGCCTATCTAACCTCTCCCATCCTTTCATATACCCCACCACCATCTCAGCAACACGATTTTGTTCAACAATCGGCATCATACATTAAGCACCTATATCCCTTAGCTCAACAACCCTGAAATCTTCTGCCTGTCCCTACATGCCCAAAACCAAACTTTTCTCTGGCTCCAGAGGAACTTTGGGTCACAGCAAACCACTTTTCAATGAAGGAGTCTTATGTGATGTACACTAAATTCCATACGAGACATCTTCTCAAGCCCCATATAAATGCCATGTTAAACCGGGTgcactggcacacacctgtaatcccagcagcttaggaggctgaagcaagaagcaagagaattgcaaattcaaagacagGCTTAGCCTTAGTTGGTGGAGGGCTTGcactgcatgcacaaggccctgggttcaaagcccaacaccaccaaaaagggggggaaaaggttgcaaagccagcctcagcaatctagcaaggccctaagcaactcattgagaccctgtctctaaataaaatatgaaaaagggctagggttgtgccTTAATGGTTAAGCAGCccttgggttgaatccctggtacaattaatcaacaaattgTAGTTACTATGTATTTCTAGTATCTAACACTTTTTAACAAAACTCCACCTAGGAATAACAAATTTCCTTAAGGTaggtgcaaaaaatatatatatatatatatatatatcagtccTAAAGTGAAGTGGACCCCAAGAAACAGCTtccctaaaataataaaatcttcaGGGAGGTGGCTTCCTTTTCCTTTGGTGAGGCAAAAAGGAGGACTTCATTCCACCTAAAGTCTCCTCACACTGTTCAGCATACAATAGTGGTTAAGAGCAGGCATACAATGTTAAGGGCAGTTTTACTAAGGACAGGAATTCAAATTCTAGCTCTACATGTGTCACAAGCTATGGGATAGTTGGTGCCTCAGAAGCCCCTATGCAAAGTGGGAACAGGACAAAGTTCATCATCTCATAGCAAATTCTTCCACAGAAAACATACTTGTTAGCAACTCTCTGCTGGATGGTTTTTGTTCCTAGCTCCCCAATGCCTCAGAATAGCATCTGAGCCATCTACTGTCCCAAGAGCAGTTCAGAGTGCACCTCTAGCCCCACCATCTGGCTCATCCTGCCAGTCCCAGATCAGGTGGAGAGCTTTGGAAGGTCTAGCCCCAGTTCAGATAGTCCCACACATCTTTAGCATACTGAAGCACATCCCAGGTAAGTCAAGAGTCTGGAAATACCCTGGAAGTGTAGAAGTAAATAGCAATTGACCACATCAAGTAGAGAAATTCCTGCAAAGACTCAGAATTGGGTTGTTGTTTTTTCTGTTGTTcttgttgctttgtttttgatgctagggatcaaacccagggtcttgtgcatgcaaggcaagcattctaccatctgagctatatatccccagaCCCTAGGATTGGTTTTGAGACATTCAACAAAAGAGCAACTCAAAGAAACTTTCTCTATATACTGGCACTCTATCCCCATCCTCATTGGGAGCCACACTAAAAATTTCCAAATTCCAGCCCCATCCCTCCATGATGCCCAGGACCTCGAGCAAAAATTAAAAcccaaagggaaataaaagagctgtaaaacatttcttcctcaAACTTTATATTCAGCCCACCATGCAGTGTAAGCACactaaaatcccagcagctcaggaggctgagacaggaggatcgtagcgttcaaagacagcctcagtgaGACCGGTCtctaatataaaatacaaaatagagctgggaatgtggctcagtggtcatgtggtcctgagctcaatccccagtaccaaaaaaaaaaacccttacacTGAATATTCAGAAGATTCAGAAACAAGCCAAGGCTGACTATGCCTGTGCTAATTAAATCTAGAACTCATATGCAGGACTCACACCTTTTTTTTCTTAGCTCATAGACAGTACTGTAGCACTCACTGTTTGCATAGTCAAGTTCCCCCTTCATGGGGGAGTAGGGGGAATGAGCAAGAATTGAGACTCtgcccaactctttttttttttttaaagcattactCTTAAGTAGGCTGCTGCCTTCCAATCCACCATCTGCACTGGAACCAcaaagattttcttaaaaaccATTACAAGGTTGAAACCTCAGATGCTAGAGAAAATATAAAGGCCACCatacagaaaaaggaagaaattcctCCTGATTAGCCTCAACTATCAGAAGATGGACATACAAGTGTCAAAGAGTCCACCCTTCATGTTGTGCTGAGGTTCTGTGGTGGTGCCAAGAAAAGGAAGTCATCTCATAACCACTCCCAAGAACAAGCGAAAATATCTGGCtataaaaatggcaaaattaaTCTCCTTCATCGGAATGCCAAGATGATTGTGGTGCTTGAGTTTTTCTGCTCAACCGCTCTGACAAACATTACTGTGGCAAGTGTTGTCTTTCTGCTTCAACAAACCATACAATTGTTTTGAGTTAATGACATGAacgaaaaaattaatttaaaaagcaccCAGAGCTTATTACCCTGAGCATGTATTAGAAATGCACACCTTAGCTGGACACTATGGGGCATGACTGTAATTCCAattctcaggaggttgaggcagggagCATCAAAAGTTAGAGGCCAGCGTGGCCCACTTAgtaaaacactgtctcaaaaataaaaaagggcatggtggcacacacctctaatcccagcagctcaggaggctgaggtaggaggatggcaaattc is a window encoding:
- the Pycard gene encoding apoptosis-associated speck-like protein containing a CARD; this translates as MGRGRDAILDALENLTADELKKFKLKLLSVPLRDGYGRIPRGTLMPMDAVDLTDKLVSFYLEAYGTELTAAVLRDMGMQEMAEQLQEAMPKGSGSVPAGIKGPPQVAAKAAHFVDQHRTALINRVTNVDGVLDALYGKVLTEEQYQAVRAETTNPTKMRKLFSFAPAWNLTCKDLLLQALRDTQPYLVTDLEQS